The following are encoded in a window of Sinorhizobium sojae CCBAU 05684 genomic DNA:
- a CDS encoding tetratricopeptide repeat protein gives MRQNKLLRLLSGAAMLALVATTGSHYAFAEEATAVEDAEPFDLRSANTFAGAFLAARTADVDRDYAMAADLYRIALQFEPDNRDVKQRLMITLLIGGEFDEGVKIAEELKSDRAVERITTIVRAIDAIRKREYRTAQKLLKYEGPNDLDRLMSTLLSAWAKFGQGRPKEALAQIKALDGPEWFRVFKNYHAGAIALAAGDKATARARLNDAILDREGGGAAPDTFMRAVEALARFEAREGNKQKALDTVSVGENLVNNYTPLEALRKSIEDGKHQEQQVRTAVQGAAAVLFSIGGALNREGAEDIVSLYLQTARRLDPGSADVLVMLGGIAENLKKEDEAIALYKSVPEDSPMRRVSELQLGLALAGIGKVDEAKKHLQGLIELDPKNIRNYLAYGSVLSDAKAYKEMGELYDRAVEAIGPVPNRSDWTVFFQRGIAYERQKLWEKAEPNFRKALELNPDQPQVLNYLGYSWVDMNINLEEGLEMIRKAVELKPDDGYIVDSLGWAYFRMNRFDEAVDELERAAELMAGDPTINDHLGDAYWRVGRKLEAVFQWNQALELEPEEAEIPKIKAKIENGLPLLEQNVPAAADAKETLPKKGAAETAASDKKS, from the coding sequence CCGGCGCCTTCCTGGCGGCGCGGACGGCCGACGTCGATCGCGACTATGCGATGGCGGCAGACCTCTACCGAATCGCATTGCAATTCGAGCCGGACAACCGGGACGTCAAGCAGCGCCTGATGATCACGCTGTTGATCGGCGGCGAATTCGATGAAGGCGTCAAGATTGCCGAGGAGCTGAAATCCGATCGGGCCGTCGAACGGATCACCACGATCGTGCGCGCGATCGACGCGATCCGCAAACGCGAATACCGCACGGCGCAGAAGCTGCTGAAATATGAAGGCCCCAACGACCTCGACCGTTTGATGAGCACTCTGCTCTCCGCCTGGGCGAAATTCGGTCAGGGCAGACCGAAGGAAGCGCTTGCGCAGATCAAGGCGCTCGACGGGCCGGAATGGTTCCGGGTGTTCAAGAACTATCATGCCGGAGCGATTGCTCTGGCCGCCGGCGACAAGGCGACGGCGCGTGCGCGGCTGAACGACGCCATTCTAGACCGGGAAGGCGGAGGTGCCGCGCCGGACACCTTCATGCGTGCGGTCGAGGCGCTGGCGCGCTTCGAGGCGCGCGAGGGCAACAAGCAGAAGGCGCTCGATACGGTCTCAGTCGGCGAGAACCTCGTCAACAATTACACCCCTCTCGAGGCGCTCAGGAAGAGCATCGAAGACGGCAAGCACCAGGAGCAGCAGGTGCGCACGGCCGTGCAGGGCGCGGCTGCCGTGCTTTTCTCGATCGGTGGCGCGCTCAACCGCGAGGGGGCCGAGGACATCGTATCGCTCTACCTGCAGACGGCGCGCCGGCTCGATCCCGGCAGTGCTGATGTCCTGGTGATGCTGGGAGGCATTGCCGAAAACCTGAAGAAGGAAGATGAGGCAATCGCACTTTACAAGAGCGTGCCGGAAGACTCGCCGATGCGCCGCGTCTCGGAACTGCAGCTGGGCCTCGCCCTTGCCGGCATCGGCAAGGTCGACGAGGCGAAGAAGCATCTGCAGGGGCTGATCGAACTCGATCCCAAGAACATCCGCAACTATCTTGCCTATGGCAGCGTGCTTTCCGATGCCAAGGCCTACAAGGAAATGGGCGAGCTTTACGACCGCGCGGTCGAGGCGATCGGGCCGGTTCCGAACCGCAGCGACTGGACCGTCTTCTTCCAGCGCGGAATTGCTTACGAGCGCCAGAAGCTCTGGGAGAAGGCAGAGCCGAATTTCCGCAAGGCTCTGGAGCTCAATCCCGACCAGCCGCAGGTTCTGAACTATCTCGGCTACTCCTGGGTCGACATGAACATCAACCTCGAAGAGGGCTTGGAGATGATCCGCAAGGCGGTCGAGCTCAAGCCCGACGACGGTTACATTGTCGATTCGCTCGGCTGGGCCTATTTCCGCATGAACCGCTTCGACGAGGCGGTGGACGAGCTCGAGCGTGCGGCGGAGCTGATGGCCGGAGATCCGACGATCAACGATCACCTCGGCGACGCCTATTGGCGGGTCGGACGCAAGCTCGAGGCGGTGTTCCAATGGAACCAGGCGCTGGAGTTGGAGCCTGAGGAAGCGGAAATCCCGAAGATCAAGGCAAAGATCGAAAACGGACTGCCGCTGCTCGAGCAGAACGTTCCGGCCGCGGCGGATGCCAAGGAGACCCTGCCGAAAAAGGGCGCCGCGGAAACCGCCGCATCGGACAAGAAATCTTGA
- a CDS encoding 4-(cytidine 5'-diphospho)-2-C-methyl-D-erythritol kinase has product MRAGDLSGFALNCAAPAKINLALHVVGQRADGHHLLESLVTFADHGDRVGLAPAETDRFTVSGRFSLDLPTSAHDRDGNLVLRARDLLRRELAGRGAAAGPVHLHLEKNVPIASGIGGGSADAAAALKGLLALWNASIKPERLNELALELGADVPMCLEGRALLAKGIGEVITPLADLPSFSIVLANPLVAVSTPMIFSMLARKANPPLALPQGIETTEEWLSALAGMRNDLEPPARTLEPAIEHVSDALSAAGADLVRMSGSGATCFGLFSSDEAAAAAARRISAAHTGWYVLASRTAGKRG; this is encoded by the coding sequence ATGCGGGCTGGCGACCTCTCCGGCTTCGCACTGAACTGTGCGGCGCCGGCCAAAATCAATCTGGCGCTGCATGTCGTCGGCCAGCGTGCCGACGGCCACCACCTACTCGAAAGTCTGGTCACCTTCGCCGATCACGGCGACCGAGTGGGCTTGGCGCCGGCGGAGACTGACCGCTTCACGGTCTCGGGCCGCTTCTCGCTGGATTTGCCGACCTCGGCTCATGACCGTGATGGCAATCTGGTCCTTCGCGCACGCGATCTCCTGCGCCGGGAACTTGCCGGGCGAGGAGCAGCCGCTGGCCCGGTTCATCTACATCTCGAAAAAAACGTACCTATCGCCTCCGGCATTGGCGGGGGCTCGGCAGACGCCGCAGCGGCGCTCAAGGGGCTGCTTGCGCTCTGGAATGCCAGCATCAAGCCCGAGAGGCTGAATGAGCTCGCCCTCGAGCTCGGTGCCGACGTGCCGATGTGTCTGGAAGGCCGGGCACTTCTGGCAAAGGGAATCGGCGAAGTGATCACCCCGCTCGCCGATCTGCCGTCCTTCTCCATCGTGCTCGCCAACCCGCTCGTCGCCGTGTCAACGCCGATGATCTTCAGCATGCTTGCCAGAAAGGCGAACCCACCGCTGGCGCTACCGCAAGGCATTGAAACGACCGAGGAGTGGCTGAGCGCTCTGGCCGGCATGCGTAACGACCTGGAACCGCCGGCGCGGACCCTGGAACCTGCGATCGAACACGTGTCCGACGCCCTGAGCGCGGCGGGCGCAGACCTCGTGCGCATGTCCGGTTCGGGCGCCACCTGCTTCGGCCTGTTCAGCAGCGACGAAGCGGCGGCTGCGGCTGCACGGCGTATTTCCGCCGCTCATACGGGGTGGTACGTTCTAGCCAGCCGCACCGCCGGAAAAAGAGGATAA
- the moaB gene encoding molybdenum cofactor biosynthesis protein B, whose translation MPGIDETRRFIPVGIAVLTVSDTRTRADDKSGDTLEARIREAGHLLKARAIVPDERQKIFDQVKAWTLDPEIDVVITTGGTGFTGRDVTPEALEPLFEKRMDGFSEVFHRISYDKIGTSTVQSRATGGVANATFVFVLPGSPGACKDAWDGILKQQLDYRHMPCNFVEIMPRLDEHLKRS comes from the coding sequence ATGCCGGGCATCGACGAGACTCGCCGCTTCATTCCCGTCGGCATCGCCGTCCTGACCGTCTCCGACACGCGCACACGCGCGGACGACAAGTCCGGCGATACGCTCGAGGCGCGGATCCGCGAAGCGGGTCATCTCCTCAAAGCGCGCGCAATCGTCCCGGACGAGCGGCAGAAGATCTTCGACCAGGTGAAAGCCTGGACGCTCGACCCCGAAATCGACGTCGTCATTACCACCGGCGGCACAGGCTTCACCGGTCGCGACGTGACACCGGAGGCGCTGGAGCCGCTCTTCGAAAAGCGCATGGACGGCTTTTCCGAGGTCTTCCACCGCATCTCCTATGACAAGATCGGCACATCGACGGTCCAGTCTCGAGCAACCGGCGGGGTTGCCAACGCGACTTTTGTCTTCGTGCTTCCCGGCTCGCCCGGGGCCTGCAAGGATGCATGGGATGGAATCCTAAAACAGCAGCTCGATTACCGGCACATGCCATGCAATTTCGTCGAGATCATGCCACGGCTCGACGAGCACCTGAAGCGCAGCTGA